In a single window of the Aquarana catesbeiana isolate 2022-GZ linkage group LG13, ASM4218655v1, whole genome shotgun sequence genome:
- the LOC141116709 gene encoding low affinity immunoglobulin gamma Fc region receptor II-like has product MPRLTPIIFILLAVRNTEGAVTPVVTMSPNWNNVYSGDWVTLSCSVGSVEVDKPGYYYYTWYKDGKVYMYEKSIAFTAKKEHSGVYTCSVGSGIYSNPLRLHVISGGTDFRPVVTLSPNWNKVYIGDQVTLSCSLGLSEENNDDHYPYTWYKNNGFLKYGEKIQFTAKEEDSGVYGCSVKYGIYSVPLQLDVITQGTLS; this is encoded by the exons TACTGGCAGTGAGGAACACAG AAGGTGCAGTCACTCCTGTAGTCACCATGAGCCCCAACTGGAACAATGTATACTCCGGAGATTGGGTGACTCTGTCATGCAGTGTGGGATCGGTAGAAGTGGATAAACCTGGATACTATTACTACACCTGGTATAAAGATGGCAAAGTCTATATGTATGAAAAGAGCATAGCATTTACTGccaaaaaagaacacagtggagtTTATACGTGCTCAGTGGGATCTGGCATTTATAGTAACCCTCTCAGACTACATGTTATCTCTGGTG GAACTGATTTTCGCCCCGTGGTGACCCTATCCCCTAACTGGAACAAggtatacattggtgatcaggtgACTCTGTCGTGTAGTTTGGGCTTATCAGAGGAAAACAATGATGATCACTACCCTTACACCTGGTATAAAAATAACGGATTCTTAAAGTATGGAGAGAAGATACAATTTACTGCCAAAGAGGAAGACAGTGGAGTTTATGGCTGTTCGGTTAAATACGGTATTTATAGTGTTCCTCTCCAACTGGATGTCATCACTCAGGGTACGTTGTCTTAA